The following coding sequences lie in one Apium graveolens cultivar Ventura chromosome 3, ASM990537v1, whole genome shotgun sequence genomic window:
- the LOC141711051 gene encoding homeobox-leucine zipper protein ROC7-like — protein sequence MFWKSLLQLSQRISRSYNEAVRGSTENHWQPLPTTNGKNILVKTSFNVDNPGHPRGVIITVATSLKLPVPPLDVFEFLNSGSNRSKWDILSHECATQDLAYFATGREASSRVSLVAVEPVRRGTMRGAFVGAVRDATNFASADTIYGSAAYPSGENCLGMRL from the exons ATGTTTTGGAAGAGCTTACTGCAACTCTCTCAGAGAATAAGTAGAAGTTACAATGAGGCTGTGAGAGGTTCAACGGAGAACCATTGGCAACCATTGCCAACTACGAATGGTAAAAACATACTAGTAAAGACAAGCTTTAATGTAGATAATCCAGGGCATCCTCGTGGCGTCATCATAACTGTTGCAACATCTTTGAAACTACCAGTCCCACCACTTGATGTTTTCGAATTTCTTAACTCTGGGAGTAACCGCAGCAAG TGGGATATCCTCTCTCATGAGTGTGCAACTCAAGATCTAGCATACTTTGCCACTGGCCGTGAGGCATCAAGTCGTGTTTCCCTAGTAGCAGTTGAG CCAGTTCGAAGGGGAACAATGCGTGGAGCTTTTGTGGGAGCTGTACGTGATGCTACCAACTTTGCTTCAGCTGATACTATTTATGGTTCAGCGGCATATCCATCCGGGGAGAACTGCTTGGGAATGCGGCTTTAG